From the genome of Halomonas sp. I5-271120, one region includes:
- a CDS encoding anhydro-N-acetylmuramic acid kinase, protein MPLLIGLMSGTSLDGIDAALIACGEPGPGGTQEAPRLLATHEVAMPPSLRATLLELCHADAVRFADLARAEDAFCRLQARAVSELLVASNTPASAVAAIGSHGQTIEHAPLGHDDKDASAPYTLQLDNPSLLAELTGCPVVADFRRRDLAAGGQAAPLAPAFHAALFRHPREWQLVLNLGGFANLTLLPPATCTAEVIGFDTGPANVLLDAWHQRHRGTPVDIDGAWAAGGRVIEPLLTRLLADPFFSAPPPKSTGREAFHLPWLEAQLTGNESPQDVQATLAELTAASVASGIAQAMAHYQAPPPSRLLPCGGGARNADLLARLARRLPQTEIGIIDQDGWSADWLEAGAFAWLAWRRLAGLPGNLPAVTGAAGPRVLGGIYSH, encoded by the coding sequence ATGCCACTGTTGATTGGACTGATGTCGGGAACCAGCCTCGATGGCATCGACGCGGCCCTCATTGCGTGCGGCGAGCCTGGGCCGGGTGGTACGCAGGAGGCGCCGCGCCTGCTGGCCACTCATGAGGTCGCCATGCCCCCGAGCCTGCGCGCGACGCTGCTCGAACTCTGCCATGCTGACGCCGTGCGCTTTGCGGACCTGGCCCGCGCCGAAGACGCCTTCTGCCGCCTGCAGGCCCGCGCCGTGAGCGAACTGCTGGTGGCGAGCAACACTCCGGCAAGCGCGGTGGCCGCCATCGGCAGCCACGGCCAGACCATCGAGCACGCCCCCCTTGGGCATGATGACAAGGATGCGAGCGCGCCCTATACCCTGCAGCTCGACAATCCCAGCCTGCTGGCCGAACTGACCGGCTGCCCGGTGGTCGCCGATTTCCGGCGGCGCGACCTGGCCGCCGGTGGTCAGGCCGCGCCACTGGCCCCCGCTTTCCATGCCGCGCTGTTTCGCCACCCCCGCGAATGGCAACTGGTGCTCAACCTGGGCGGCTTCGCCAACCTGACTCTGCTACCGCCCGCCACCTGCACCGCCGAGGTAATCGGCTTCGATACCGGCCCGGCCAACGTGCTGCTGGATGCCTGGCATCAGCGCCATCGAGGCACACCTGTCGATATAGACGGCGCCTGGGCCGCCGGCGGACGGGTCATCGAGCCACTGCTCACCCGCCTGCTAGCAGACCCCTTCTTCAGCGCGCCGCCGCCCAAGAGCACCGGCCGCGAGGCCTTTCACCTGCCCTGGCTCGAGGCACAGCTGACCGGCAATGAGTCGCCCCAGGACGTGCAGGCAACACTCGCCGAACTGACCGCGGCAAGTGTCGCCTCCGGCATCGCGCAGGCCATGGCCCACTATCAGGCCCCGCCTCCCAGCCGGCTGCTGCCCTGCGGCGGTGGCGCCCGCAATGCCGATCTGCTCGCACGACTGGCCCGGCGACTGCCGCAGACCGAGATCGGCATCATCGACCAGGATGGCTGGAGCGCCGACTGGTTGGAGGCCGGCGCCTTCGCCTGGCTGGCCTGGCGACGCCTGGCGGGCCTGCCCGGCAACCTGCCGGCGGTCACCGGTGCCGCCGGCCCGCGAGTGCTGGGCGGAATCTATTCACACTAA